The genomic segment TACGTCGTACTGAGCGTGGACCATGGAACAGGCCAGGCAGAACTGCTGCGCCTGAACACGGGACGCATAGAAAGCAATGTCCCGCTATCGAACTTACAACGGAAGTCGGAGGCCGGGGGCGGCTCGCGTGAGCAGTGAGATTTAGCGTTCCCTTACACGAAATGAGAATGCCCCGTGTGCGCGATCGTGTGCGCGTAGAAGGACACGACGAAGTTTTTGTAGTGGCGTATGTAAACGAAGGCAGCGGTTGGGCGGATCTGGCTTGCGTCGAAAGAGTCGGCTTCCTCACCCAGGTGCCCTTGCCTTTGATTTCGCTGGCCGACGAGGACGGCTCGGCGCGTGAGGTCACATAAAACAGAACACAAGTGACATGAGCAACCCGTTTGGGCGCCGCGCGAGCTGCGCCCATTGTTTTTTGCCCCTTTGTGCGTTACGCCGAGCGTGACCAGCGCCAGCCGCCCCTTAACAGTCGTGTTCCAATTCCGAACCGCCGCTGCATCCACAGGCACTTGGGTGTACAGGTCGCGCCCCCATGCGCTATCCTGACCCTTAGTCCATGATCTTTTCCCGTGAATACATTGGTTACCTGGGCCGTCGCACGGTCAAGCACCTCGTTGACTCCAAGTTCATCACCACGAGCGACTTGAAAGCGACGGAAGAGCGCGTCTCCGCAGCCCTCATAGAAGAGCTGTCTCTCGAGGACCGCATCAACGAAGAGGTGCGCATGATCCTCGAGGCCTACTCCGAAGAAATGCGCAAATCCGGCGCCCAATACGCCGAGATGTTCAAGAAGGTAAAGGGTGAGCTCGCGCGCAAATACAAGGCGGTGCTATGAGAATCAGCCGCGACAAGCTGAACAAGCTCGCCCACACCGTGGCCGACGCCCTCGCCGATATCGAGCAGGTCGGCTTCCTCGAGGATCGCAACACCATCCGCCAGGAAGCCCGCAAAGCCCTCGAGTCACTGCTCATGGAAGAGGCCCGCATCGACACCGCTGCCCGCGCCAAGATCGCCAGCCAGCGCAAGATCATCCTCGAAGGCTCCCAGGAGTGGGAGATCCTCTACCGCAAGTACTACAACGAGGAAGTCCGCAAACTCGGCATCTGAAGCGGCTACCCGCGCCG from the Occallatibacter riparius genome contains:
- a CDS encoding DUF507 family protein, with amino-acid sequence MIFSREYIGYLGRRTVKHLVDSKFITTSDLKATEERVSAALIEELSLEDRINEEVRMILEAYSEEMRKSGAQYAEMFKKVKGELARKYKAVL
- a CDS encoding DUF507 family protein is translated as MRISRDKLNKLAHTVADALADIEQVGFLEDRNTIRQEARKALESLLMEEARIDTAARAKIASQRKIILEGSQEWEILYRKYYNEEVRKLGI